The genomic region GCAGCTGAGATCCCTCAAATCTTTGAAGTGGTCGAGGGCTTTCCTCACCATTCATGTGCTAACTCTGCGGGGTTTTCCACTTTGAAGCTAAACGGACTTTTATACACTTTGTGCTTCACGGTTGTGTTTTGAACGACGGCTTCAATGAATAATCCTTTGTGTTTTGGAGATGTCACATGCCCTCGTCAGCTTCTCCATTCAGCATAAAAAATGAGAAGATTGATGCATGCAGAGATCTAAAACAACAAGTTCGTTACATGATGGTCGGGGGAAAACCAAACTGACTACCACGGGatgctttctttccttttttagcGCTGCAGTCGGTTGCGGTCCCTCACGAATCGTACACGCTTTCCGATGTCTGCGTTCAGAAGAGCTGAGCGCCAGACGCAGGGGTTGATGGGAAAATCTGGCCCCGACAAACGCGGCGGAGGAGATGAATGCTATTTATCACGTCGAGTTGTCCAAATCAAATGAAGGACCAGAACAAGCCACGCCGGCTGGAATCCGCCACTTCTCATTTTATCCGAAGAGCAATCAGACTCCGACGCCGTCTCCGTGGTGGCTGGCCAGGAACCAGCATCTGCAACACCTTTGCTTGAGTGCGAATTCACTAGATTTCCCACCCCTGATGGGAGAAAAGTGGGCTTCATCACCTAACTGGTTCCTCTCGGCCCAACTGAGATTAAAGCCTCCAGGTATGACCCAGTTTGGTACCAATCAGGATAGGATGTGgtcgagagagagggagagatccAAACCTTTAAGTCGTTCATTAATCGCCACACGTTTTTCCTTCAAACCCATTTATTTACTCTGCTCCGAGTCAGAAATTgactttatgctaagctaatcaaaGCTGAAATTGCCTGGAAAGGTgctgggtgagggtgggggaaTAATCTAATCAGATGATCATTGAGTTTGAATTATCGCTAATTAAAACCACTGATTGCAATTGTCAACAAAGACCCCATGTGCAATATTGGTGGTGTGTTGCGGAGAAGCTACGGCGGCAGCTAGGGGACCCATTTCTTCAGTTTCTGGTGACCTCAAAGGAGTTTCCAGTCCAGAAATATATCACGAAATGAACACTGGGATTATAAATGATACTGCAAATGTGTGTGCATCCAATACATAAATAATATATAGTAATGCTAAAGTTATGTTTGTCCATTCTGGGCTACTGTACAATTGTTGGACCCACAACACAGCAGCTGTAGAGGGGGGACCGcatcaatatttatttaaatatctcaATCGTCAGTGAGTGAAAAAAATAATCGCATATTACGGTTATTTCATACTATAACAAGCAGCTTTATGCATGTTATAAACACTAAACTTGTATCCACATCTCACCTGTCAACTAGCAGCTCCTAATTTCTTCTCAGAGTCGTCCTGCTGGGACAGAATGTGACAGGCCTGTGAACAATGTCTGACAGCGTGGAGTTCACGCGTTTATATTTGGAGGCCGGGTTTAATGACGCTGGAGGTGCAGCTGAGCCCAGCAGGGCAGAGAACAGCGCCACCGGTTTGAGAAGCGGCGCTGCGCCACCCAGTGGCGAAGATGAGAATAACACATTCCGATAAAGCGCGACTGCTTAAATTTCACTTTGTCGGAATAGATTTTGCACTGTTGTCGGGTTTTGGCTGTAACATTTTTCCACATCACCGAGACAGAGGCCTTCACGTGTCCAGAACAATACAGTTGCCTGCACAGGACAGGTCACACCTATAATTCGGGTATGGCGTCATTGGTGGTCCGGCTTCAGGAAACACTCAGCTTAAGTTATAATAATTGTTTGTCTGACGGTTTTGCTCCGCAGTATGCGGGTATGACGACTTAGAACTCTAACACAATTTATCGGGTCTACTTTTTTGGTAATCGCACATAAATAAAATTGCTAAACTATAattttaaaaggcaaaaatgaaaacagcccACTATTTGGGAGACGCCTGAGAATCCTGTAGTAAAGACATCTTGTTCACCAGCAGCCACCTAAAGTTTTGACCAAAGTATGACGGCAGGTATGGATCTGATTGCTATATATCATCTGACCGCTAGAGGGCACCAAATCTCATGGATTTGACCTTTGAGTCTGCTTTTTAAGAACTTTAttctaaaacaaagaaaacagtctggcggttttaaaatatttattaaaaaataaaatagaaaaaaatatatttacataaaaatgtcaaagaaaaaaaaaatacagtggTTCCCTCTGGCCACCAGTAGCTAGGTGTCCATTTTGTCCATTTAGAGGGTCACTGCTTACATAAATCAGCCAGGACATAGAGGGGGCTGCCATCTTTCTCTAAACGGCAGCTGCCAGCTTAAAATCCCTCATTGTGTTGCAATGGGGCAATATTACATTGCATCTATGTGTACATCTGTACATTACAACCCCAGAGGCCTCGGGCGCTCTGCGTATTTCACCTTTCTCGCCCAAATCAGCGTCGGGTGAAGGTAATGTGTCAACGCACAATCAACGGCTGCGTTCTGCCTTTCCCGACACCGTCAGAGTAAAGGTGAAAATGAGAGCGAGCTATTCTGAGGCCGCTGAGGTGCGCGGAGCTTTGAATCCGTACAGACATCCGAGGATACCGTCGAGGGCAACTCTAACCTAGTCCACAAACTTCCACAACCAATTTCATGTACGGCCTGTTAATGATGGCGGTTCTAAAACCCTAAAAACGCATTCAATTTATCACGTTAAGCATCCAACGTATAGAGTGGTTGTTGTGGCCATAATTCAAAtttattttggggggagggggtcatttttcatcaaatcttgactcatgTAGTAAATGATTAGCTCATAATCCTGCACGGAGAGCAGGATTGGTCTTGGTCTGAGACTGATCTGATGTTGGCTGAAGTTTTGACTGAAAGATCAGAGTTGCCATGGagtacagaagaaaaaaaaaaacataaatagcATAACAGTACTGAACAGACTTTCGGTATAATTTAAAGAATTGTTGGTGGACGCGTTGTCCCATCGCAAAGCGCGCTGCAGGGTGCAAGTCGCTCTCTGGGTGCGCTTGGATGTCCCATTTAAAAACCTGCGGAGGTGGGTCCCGAAGCTTTCTCACAGACGTTTTACTATGCCACACACTACACAGACCCAGCCAATGACATTTACATCCCCCCTTTTCTTACATCTGACAGATACACGTAGAAAACTAGACTTTGAGAACATCCTAGGACCTTCGTATAGGGAGGGagttgggttgggggggggggggggggggggtcgcagcATTACTCCTGTCTGACGAGCAGAGCCGCGGAAGAAAAATAATCTGAATGCAAAGATAGGAGATGACGATAAATAGAATAATCCACTTGCATAGTAATAACACTGGCGTGTGCAGTGTTCTGCGCGAGTCACGACCTTTGACAGTCCCGtctgtgtctgcgtgcgtgtgtgtgtccggtgtGCTCGCATAAACAAAGTACACACGCTCCAAGTAAACACAAAGAAAGGCATTGCAAACAATTAGCGGAAGTACCTGGCAATCAAATATACACAAGATTCCTGAATGGAATCAAAATATAATTCCCTTTCACGAGGGTCCTTGGTTCAGGAAgactcccccacccacccccactttGTCCTCATCAAGGACCAcataggaggaaaaaaaacaaacaaaaggttATCGCTGAGCATCTTAGTGTTGGTGTGAACTAGTTTACAGCTGCAGGCAGAGATGACCCCAGCCCTGGAGGGAAGTTAGGGTCCCCGTCATCCTGTCCCTTCACCAAAGAGGCCTTTTCTGACCCTCAATCAGTGGCGTTCCGCCCTCTTACTATAACCCGGATCTTCAAATTGAAGTCATAGGAGATAATGGCCTCATACGACACAATAAAAagcccagcacagcccagaAAATGAAGGGAGGTGAGCCTATATGTTTAAAAAAGCCAGAATTCCACACAACGTGAAGGCATTACTGATAAGACTCCGCCTCCCGTGGGCAGAAAGATGGTGAAAGACAAAGAGAGCACGGCTGCCGCTCTCCTGACGTTAAGAACACAAATGCGCAGTGGTGAGGTGTCCCTGCTCAAGCTCTCTGCTCAACACTCCCTCCATTTTAGGCCAAAACAAGAGGTACATTCTCTCCCTGCGAGTTTCAGGATGTCCCAGGGTGCAAtattcctccctcctcttccctccaggaTGCCAGAGACTAACTAGGCCGAGGAACAAAACTTCCACGAGGAACTCGACAGTCACCTCGCCCAATTTCCATCAGGCAgctaaggaaaaaaaaacacactatCAAGACAGAAGGTCCGTATCCCTTCCTGTTCCcgtttaacaaaaataaaatcctcagctggagaggggagagacggagaggctGTAAACtgggctccacacacactcacacacattttgtAAACAAAATTTAAAATTCTAGAAAAATAACAGTATAAAAATGCCttttaacacacaaacacacaaaattaaATAACTATTACTTTAGCCCCacccttggaaaaaaaaaaaatattgcacAACATGAAAGTTTGTTCTTAAGTGTACAACCTGCAAACAAGACCTGAcctgaaaaaaatgtaaaaaaaatactgaACGTGACATAATActgaaaaaaaaggagagaaaaccGTGAACAAAGGTCATGCAGGAATGGAAAAGtaaaaggcagcaggaggaggaagcagagaagaggGCTGTTCATCCACTGGGCGGTGGCGGCAGCCAGAGTTGAAATCTGCTGGTCTCtggcccgtctgtctgtctgtccgtccgtccgtccgtctgcctgcctgccacgGTGACCACAGAACCAGGGTCCTTCGCCCGGGGGTGGAGAGGGTTCCCCTCCCTGGATCGAGTGGTTTATCTGCTTATGCTGACGGGCAGACTGTCCCTCTTTCTGCGTCGCCACGTGTTGCGGTGAtactgtgtgtgggtgtgagcgtgcgtgtgaCCGCGGTTAGCCACGGCGGGGTTGTTGGCTAGCGGTGGGTTATGGAAGCCCTTCGGGTTGAACTTGACTCCGTTCTGTAAGTGGATATAAAGGAACAGGAACTTAATCGGAGCAGGGACAGAAGAGTATATGAGCGCCACACATCACAAACTCAACACTGTTCTAGGATCTGAACTCAACTCCCTTCAAAAACCAGGAGGGGGGAGTTTCTGGTTATTTATCCCTGGAgttggttaccatggcaacacattGCGTTCAAAAGAATGGAGACAGCTCAGGAGAAACAAACATGAAGTGCGAGTGCGTGAAAGAGTCCGCCCCGTTCGTGGCGTCCTGCGCCTACcttgtgtgtgtggctggagtGGGGACTGGGCGGAGGCTGGGGGCTGGATGGGGCGGGGGCATGAGCATGGGCTGGGGGAGGCATATGGAAGAAGGGGGGGAGCCCGGTGTCTATACACACCTGTCTGCCAGGTATGGAGTGCATTGCTAGACCACCGGGCAGTGAGACGCGAGCCTGGGGGGACAGAAATGAGCTTTTATTCCCGTCTACATGTTCACCAAAAACCCGTCACATGATCTCTACATACCTGAGAGCCTGGGTGTATGAGCAGGGGGTGTCCCCCCATGCTGGGTTTTCCTGTTCCCATGCTGAGGCCGGGTGGTAAAGCGAGTCGCAGAGGTGGGAATGAGGGGTAGGGATGCATGGCTGGTGGCGGAACAGGACGTGGGGGGGCTGAATCCGAGTCCTGGAGAtaatgaggagggaggagagtcATTGAAATCTGCACGAAACCATCAATCAGATCAGAAATCATGACGCTGTAATCAACATAAGCCATGTGGAGCGAGTGGTGGGCGTCCTTACGTTGTCTGACCCAGACAGCGAGGACAccgaggaggatgaagagtgctGCTGGGGGCTGGAAATGGACATGGGGGAGTCTGCGCTGTGCGGCGACACCGagtccctctgctgctcctctgacccGACGCCGGTACCGACCACACAGGGGACCTGCTCCGACACCAGCGGCTTCGGAGGTGAAACTACAAAGCGGACAAGGTCCTGAAAGTTACACCTGCACGCCTGATCTGCTGCATAACAGCGCTAGTTTAATTAACTCTATTTACTGTACGGAACATTGATCAGGACACGGTTATAACTGAGGCCAACACATGCACAGGAAGGTCTACCTCTGTTGTCAGGTCGAGTCGCGTCCCTGCCCCCCCACTTCTTAATGATCCACTCCCTGTAGTCAATCACTTCCTGGGTCAACCTAATTATCCTGCCCAAGGTGCtggggaggagacggagggagtTTAGAGCAGCTCTGTTCCGGCCTTGCATATGCCTGTACTGTGGATTTAAGACTGACCTTTCTGAGTCTTTGTTGGGATAAGACCGTGCCAGCGGGGACACGGCATGACTCAGGACGGTGTAGGCATAGTCAAACACCTGCTTCACGTGCATGGCACCATAGGACCCCCGTCCCACATCATTACCTAGATGGAGAAGGAAcaaaagagggtttttttttaacataatgcAGAGGGATATGAAGTCAATTTGTTATCATTGCCAACCTGGAAGAAGGGGGTCTTCTATGCAGAGCATGGATGGTCTGTATCCGTTATTCATTTCCTTCATGATCTCCTCTTTGGCCATGTACGAACCGCCATTCTTGATACGAATCCCAGTTTTCAAGTAGTTGAAATGGCGACCATACAGCTCAAAGAATTCAATCAGCAACACGCCCAAATTTTCATTGGGGTTCCTGGCATCGATGCGAGGGTGAAGCTGCGAAGTGAGTGCGGAAATTCTAAATTCTATCGCTGCTTTAATATTGACAGTAAGACCAGAGCTCCGGTTCTACTACAACAGGAACCTTTCATATCCTGTTACTGTACCTGCAGGAAACTGATGACCATGAGGATGAGACTGTACGAGCTGATTCCTCCGGTGAAGACTTCGTTCAagtccctctgcagcagaaactgCTTCAGCACAAAGATCAGGTAAGGCAGCACTGGGTACATCTGAAAGAGGGAGACGTGAGTGAGAAAGGACTGAGCTGAGACGCTTCCTGGGCTTCCACGGCAAACAAAAGCACCTCCGAGGGTTATGGGGACCGTGGAGAACACTGGGCGcccctcccatctcagaaaaATCCAATAACATCCCGTAGGCCACTGCCCAGCCTGTAAACACCCTGTTTAAGCGGCTGCTGTTGGCCTGATGGGTGTTCTATTGTATCCCCGTGACAGCTGGGTTGCGGCTGAGTGCAACTGTCAATGTTCAGGTTGCAACACGCCAACATCGTGGAGCTAAAATGCAACACCgggaaaagcaacaaaaacaaaaatctggaATTCCTCTGCTGCGTCAACCGTCAGCACCTGTGACTAACACGATCCACCTTCAGCAGGAACCCTGCAGGTGGATCTCGCCTCTGCTGCAGAGGTCGTCGGCAGCACCCAGGCTAACATACGGGGAGGTTAGCACCGTAGCCTGGACCTATGCTAACGTGGGCCTGGAAATGAACGGAGTTTTACTGGCTTCGAGTCATTTAGACCTGCTAGACTGAACCAGCCATGCAACCTGAGGGACAATCAAAGATGTTTTCAAGCAACACATTATAATAAACCAATATGTATAtgataaaataatataaaaaaggGAGTATGCTAGAAGCATCTGATGAAAACAATGGAACCGCatggcttttgtttttctggtcACCAGATAATGGACAAAAGGATTTATAGATGTTTGTATAAGTATTTAATTACCTTAAAGAGACTCCATGTTATTGTTGGCGGACATTATGTATAACATGAGGGATGCATAATGTTATCCTTGCAGCATGGGAGCTCAGATAAGCCATTGTTGCTCTGGCATCACTGTTAGCTAACATAACAATAGCTGTTCAGGGTTTCCCACATTTACTGTTTGGTGGGTGGTCACAATGTAAACACTGCCCGACACACTGAGCATTATTTTAAACCAAATCAGCTCTTGTCTTCCATTCTACCGATAAACTGGGAGTGGAAATCATGATCTTAACTGGGTTTAAAACACAGCAATGTCTCCTCTGCACTTTGAAAAAGTATATCCCACCTTAACGTAATCTTTAATGAAGCTGGCTGCCTTCACACCAGTCTCGACATTGAAACTGATGTCCACCTTCACCTCTGTCTCCTGGTCAGTCAGCTTGATGATTGGAACCTGAATAGAGAGGAATATTACTGAATCTAGTGGAAAAGCAGGCATTTTCATGGAAGGACTCATGAAATAGAATGAAAAATGAGTAATCAAATATAATATTATCTTAGAAATCAACACAGAAGCACAATTTACAGTCCATGTTGGAGTGCATGTTATAGCTCTTAATGACAGAACTCGTTATATTAAACGTCAAACAGGGCAGGCATAGACTGATTCGTATTTAATTGGAATTCATATTTACTATTTTGCTGCTACTGGGATATTTTAGCATGCCTCAAGACCGTGCTGAGTATTTATAACTAAAAAGACAACTGATAGCATGGCTCTCTTCTCTCTATCTTGCAAACAGATGGAAGACCGTAATTGAGCGTCTTCCTCCCTCTACGGTAATTTCACGGAGGGGAAAATGGCACAGGAGCCAAGGCTTTGTACCTCACATCATCTGAAGGCCATAGGGAGAAACTCTAAAGATCTGCCAAATTGTGATTATGCTGGGTTTATTCCAATTAATTTGCCAATTACGACACCAATGACATTAAGTTTCTCTTGCGAATATCAAACTTCCAATGCTGCTCATATAATATCATTAAGACTATCAAAACATCTAATTACGCTATATCTTGAGGCTAAACCAGTATGAGAATCGCTGAGGAACGTGTCCTGTTTGCAAACACTCACTGTAGCTTTGTCCAGCACTTTAATGGAGAAAGGTTCTGCCACGTTATGCTTACGAAGAGCTTGTTCCAGCTCCTGGAGAGGAG from Takifugu rubripes chromosome 12, fTakRub1.2, whole genome shotgun sequence harbors:
- the tent4a gene encoding terminal nucleotidyltransferase 4A isoform X3, translating into MSPRPEEAAMRKEVVNRIETIIKELWPTADVQIFGSFSTGLYLPTSDIDLVVFGKWERPPLQELEQALRKHNVAEPFSIKVLDKATVPIIKLTDQETEVKVDISFNVETGVKAASFIKDYVKMYPVLPYLIFVLKQFLLQRDLNEVFTGGISSYSLILMVISFLQLHPRIDARNPNENLGVLLIEFFELYGRHFNYLKTGIRIKNGGSYMAKEEIMKEMNNGYRPSMLCIEDPLLPGNDVGRGSYGAMHVKQVFDYAYTVLSHAVSPLARSYPNKDSESTLGRIIRLTQEVIDYREWIIKKWGGRDATRPDNRVSPPKPLVSEQVPCVVGTGVGSEEQQRDSVSPHSADSPMSISSPQQHSSSSSVSSLSGSDNDSDSAPPRPVPPPAMHPYPSFPPLRLALPPGLSMGTGKPSMGGHPLLIHPGSQARVSLPGGLAMHSIPGRQVCIDTGLPPFFHMPPPAHAHAPAPSSPQPPPSPHSSHTHKNGVKFNPKGFHNPPLANNPAVANRGHTHAHTHTQYHRNTWRRRKRDSLPVSISR
- the tent4a gene encoding terminal nucleotidyltransferase 4A isoform X2 encodes the protein MDPRVAWIQPEQKGPANVLWMHVWETSQGVRTLSAQQQLHNQNHNHCVNYTALDIFKNVATAMASSKSSGGNAAANLRNGSSHHSIMNGITSISGTAISSLGISLPNGNVNDSFPVANTAIPGEGKALPPKTGSVSSSSSQESETDSPSSSCSLERTMGGNVTGNMNKNAGGPNLAFNASDPMDNNVNLYHQHHRHLQEHPVFNLQQICVNRHQVHPSAPVNHTHGHHPGRRKNDNKASTYGMNYLLSNCTNGHNASTWTPWKTRKYNPGVLGLHEEVIDFYNFMSPRPEEAAMRKEVVNRIETIIKELWPTADVQIFGSFSTGLYLPTSDIDLVVFGKWERPPLQELEQALRKHNVAEPFSIKVLDKATVPIIKLTDQETEVKVDISFNVETGVKAASFIKDYVKMYPVLPYLIFVLKQFLLQRDLNEVFTGGISSYSLILMVISFLQLHPRIDARNPNENLGVLLIEFFELYGRHFNYLKTGIRIKNGGSYMAKEEIMKEMNNGYRPSMLCIEDPLLPGNDVGRGSYGAMHVKQVFDYAYTVLSHAVSPLARSYPNKDSESTLGRIIRLTQEVIDYREWIIKKWGGRDATRPDNRVSPPKPLVSEQVPCVVGTGVGSEEQQRDSVSPHSADSPMSISSPQQHSSSSSVSSLSGSDNDSDSAPPRPVPPPAMHPYPSFPPLRLALPPGLSMGTGKPSMGGHPLLIHPGSQARVSLPGGLAMHSIPGRQNGVKFNPKGFHNPPLANNPAVANRGHTHAHTHTQYHRNTWRRRKRDSLPVSISR
- the tent4a gene encoding terminal nucleotidyltransferase 4A isoform X1 — protein: MDPRVAWIQPEQKGPANVLWMHVWETSQGVRTLSAQQQLHNQNHNHCVNYTALDIFKNVATAMASSKSSGGNAAANLRNGSSHHSIMNGITSISGTAISSLGISLPNGNVNDSFPVANTAIPGEGKALPPKTGSVSSSSSQESETDSPSSSCSLERTMGGNVTGNMNKNAGGPNLAFNASDPMDNNVNLYHQHHRHLQEHPVFNLQQICVNRHQVHPSAPVNHTHGHHPGRRKNDNKASTYGMNYLLSNCTNGHNASTWTPWKTRKYNPGVLGLHEEVIDFYNFMSPRPEEAAMRKEVVNRIETIIKELWPTADVQIFGSFSTGLYLPTSDIDLVVFGKWERPPLQELEQALRKHNVAEPFSIKVLDKATVPIIKLTDQETEVKVDISFNVETGVKAASFIKDYVKMYPVLPYLIFVLKQFLLQRDLNEVFTGGISSYSLILMVISFLQLHPRIDARNPNENLGVLLIEFFELYGRHFNYLKTGIRIKNGGSYMAKEEIMKEMNNGYRPSMLCIEDPLLPGNDVGRGSYGAMHVKQVFDYAYTVLSHAVSPLARSYPNKDSESTLGRIIRLTQEVIDYREWIIKKWGGRDATRPDNRVSPPKPLVSEQVPCVVGTGVGSEEQQRDSVSPHSADSPMSISSPQQHSSSSSVSSLSGSDNDSDSAPPRPVPPPAMHPYPSFPPLRLALPPGLSMGTGKPSMGGHPLLIHPGSQARVSLPGGLAMHSIPGRQVCIDTGLPPFFHMPPPAHAHAPAPSSPQPPPSPHSSHTHKNGVKFNPKGFHNPPLANNPAVANRGHTHAHTHTQYHRNTWRRRKRDSLPVSISR